A single genomic interval of Caretta caretta isolate rCarCar2 chromosome 23, rCarCar1.hap1, whole genome shotgun sequence harbors:
- the PPP1R14A gene encoding protein phosphatase 1 regulatory subunit 14A has translation MAANRVGRRLGRGSPARSPGSTRAEPARSPGIQKRQARVTVKYDRRELQRRLDTEKWIDGRLEELYRGREAEMPDEVNIDELLELDADEARAAQLQGILKSCHNNTQAFVQELLLKLRGLQKQQALRRPSPEPQERA, from the exons ATGGCTGCGAACCGGGTGGGCAGGCGGCTGGGACGGGGGTCCCCGGCGCGCTCTCCGGGGAGTACCCGAGCGGAGCCGGCCCGCAGTCCCGGGATCCAGAAGCGCCAAGCCCGGGTGACGGTGAAGTACGACCGGCGGGAGCTGCAGCGGCGGCTGGACACCGAGAAATGGATCGACGGGCGCCTGGAGGAGCTGTACCGGGGCCGG GAGGCAGAGATGCCGGATGAAGTGAACATTGACGAACTCCTGGAGCTGGACGCAGATGAGGCACGGGCCGCGCAGCTGCAG GGCATCCTGAAGTCTTGTCACAACAACACGCAG GCCTTCGTGCAGGAACTGCTCCTCAAGTTGCGGGGGCTCCAGAAGCAGCAGGCCTTGCGGCGGCCCAGCCCGGAGCCGCAGGAGCGAGCGTGA